The Sediminispirochaeta smaragdinae DSM 11293 genome has a segment encoding these proteins:
- a CDS encoding PilZ domain-containing protein, whose product MMWETTLPLLQFVPTIKKSDPRTTIIGVIVVVVFFGILLLVGGKGGGGTRSRTASRGSKRTFKRHAQARGLNKRESTLLMQIAQGSNTSPLRLLQSGQSLDLALKKTFSSIETDPHPGVDKEARKLELYRIKQKLERSGGGGTGNYGSSKQIPLGQALTIQDEAGNRFQSKINGNLQKNLSLTVPVDNRGNQIRWKKWTKVKVFFWRSNGQGYSFESKVLGYNQLRGVSSLFIQHAGKIKKEQQRRYRRREMSRPAYFYPIRVLAAGSGKNMEKKAVVEHKRGTLGTINDISAGGCAMKSNYPLGTGELIKLEFETGRGSNQVVVYGKVRSLSRLRPIGGIMHIQFTRMSRKHLNRINSYVYGLEDSVAKKR is encoded by the coding sequence ATGATGTGGGAAACAACACTTCCTCTTTTGCAATTTGTTCCCACAATCAAAAAAAGCGACCCCAGAACGACTATTATAGGGGTTATCGTTGTCGTAGTTTTTTTTGGAATTCTGCTTCTTGTCGGCGGCAAAGGCGGTGGCGGAACCAGATCACGAACCGCAAGTAGGGGAAGCAAACGTACATTCAAGCGGCATGCACAGGCTCGAGGTCTCAATAAGAGAGAAAGTACGCTTCTCATGCAGATAGCACAGGGATCAAACACCTCTCCTTTGCGTTTACTCCAAAGCGGTCAAAGTCTTGATCTTGCATTAAAAAAGACATTTTCCAGTATTGAAACGGACCCGCATCCAGGTGTGGATAAGGAAGCAAGGAAGCTGGAGCTCTACAGGATCAAGCAGAAACTCGAACGCTCAGGAGGAGGAGGGACGGGTAATTACGGCTCATCAAAGCAGATTCCTCTGGGCCAGGCTCTCACAATTCAGGACGAGGCTGGAAATCGATTCCAATCCAAGATAAACGGCAATCTCCAAAAAAATCTCAGCCTGACAGTTCCTGTTGATAATCGCGGTAACCAGATACGCTGGAAAAAATGGACCAAGGTGAAGGTCTTTTTCTGGCGCTCGAACGGGCAAGGCTACAGCTTCGAGAGCAAGGTCCTCGGCTATAACCAGTTGAGGGGAGTTTCAAGTCTCTTCATTCAGCATGCAGGAAAAATCAAGAAAGAGCAGCAACGGCGTTACCGTAGGCGAGAAATGAGTCGACCGGCCTACTTTTACCCCATCAGGGTCTTGGCAGCAGGAAGCGGAAAAAATATGGAAAAGAAGGCGGTTGTCGAGCATAAGCGTGGTACCCTCGGCACGATCAACGATATCTCCGCCGGAGGCTGCGCAATGAAGAGCAACTATCCCCTTGGAACGGGCGAATTGATCAAACTCGAATTTGAGACAGGCCGGGGATCAAACCAAGTCGTGGTGTATGGGAAGGTGCGGAGTCTTTCAAGGCTTCGGCCCATTGGAGGCATTATGCACATCCAATTCACCCGGATGAGCAGAAAGCACCTCAATCGAATCAACTCCTACGTCTACGGACTTGAAGATTCCGTCGCGAAAAAACGTTAA
- the fliW gene encoding flagellar assembly protein FliW, with the protein MKVQTKPYGLIDVDERQLISFPTGIFGFETLKRYVLLDAIQQPFYWLQSIDVPEIAFVLISPFIFRPDYDPVLSSDEYHEIGLEGSDDDDLLLFTIVTIPPNNHSGMTANLQGPIIINRKTRVARQAIAGDTNWRTKHLIMDEFAGQRNAAC; encoded by the coding sequence ATGAAAGTACAAACCAAGCCTTACGGCCTTATCGATGTTGATGAACGGCAACTGATCAGTTTTCCTACGGGCATATTCGGCTTTGAAACCCTCAAGCGTTATGTGTTGCTCGATGCCATCCAGCAACCCTTTTATTGGCTTCAGTCGATCGATGTCCCCGAGATTGCCTTTGTCCTGATTAGTCCCTTCATTTTTCGTCCCGATTACGATCCTGTTCTTTCGAGCGATGAGTACCATGAGATTGGGCTTGAAGGAAGCGATGACGATGATCTATTGCTTTTCACCATCGTTACCATACCACCGAACAATCACAGCGGTATGACGGCGAATCTTCAGGGGCCTATCATTATCAACAGAAAAACGAGGGTCGCACGGCAGGCAATCGCGGGCGACACAAACTGGCGTACCAAGCATCTGATCATGGATGAGTTTGCCGGGCAAAGGAATGCGGCATGCTGA
- the fliD gene encoding flagellar filament capping protein FliD, which translates to MSDLSIPGVNSKYKTDEMIKAIMDAERIPLNRLEDRKEEYKQQKDAWQVINRTIDRFRDSAKKLYGFQNPFQNLIAGSSQENALTATAGRQAEEATSSVEVIQAASADRFASDSLPNDYHVPEGTYRFRIGDEEVSVKFRGGDLDSFAQAINRRGTGLLAASVVRDTFDTKVMVINSLKTGEENKLLFDDATKALALDMGMLEEPVEDSFSLTPNKTAEPGERQTVDINHALTGKQQLSVTYTVENLPKEAYSPPSPPSGPSLSPPEGLTYEGITIQNSESQVEVPPWQPPPPPPYSESKDIFSIDGNALSPISGEDTEATIVLGRNELSDFPKKLEIDNGGNTNRRITVKKIAITDPEVRGDASPAHAISAASDSIIKIEGIEVRRPDNEIDDVIPGITLHIQAPSDGPVDIHIEPDRETIKNDIIAFVGSYNQLLTRINIMTDTNESIIDEIEYFTDDERKTAQDQLGIFQGDTTFMQLKNRLQQLIITPYKTSADNRLSMLNQIGISTNSSGFGGGVDQKRLRGYLEINEAKLDEVLKSDLLPAIKELFGRDSDGDLVVDSGVGYAMDQYTSYYTQTGGLIATRVSGLNERIDDTDDDIKEMEDDLERKEQQLKVKYGQMESALSTMQENSRALNNLNNSGQ; encoded by the coding sequence ATGTCTGATTTATCGATACCGGGCGTAAATAGTAAATATAAGACAGATGAAATGATCAAGGCGATCATGGATGCCGAGCGTATCCCCCTCAATCGCCTTGAAGATCGAAAAGAAGAGTATAAGCAGCAAAAAGATGCCTGGCAGGTGATCAATAGAACCATTGATCGCTTTCGGGATAGTGCGAAAAAACTCTACGGCTTTCAAAACCCCTTTCAAAATCTGATTGCCGGTTCCTCTCAAGAAAATGCACTCACGGCAACGGCGGGCCGTCAGGCCGAAGAAGCGACAAGTTCCGTGGAGGTCATACAAGCGGCTTCCGCCGATCGCTTCGCTAGCGATTCACTACCGAATGACTATCATGTTCCGGAGGGAACATATAGATTTCGGATAGGAGACGAAGAGGTATCAGTAAAATTCCGAGGCGGCGACCTTGATTCTTTTGCACAGGCGATAAACCGCCGGGGAACAGGTCTTCTTGCGGCTTCGGTGGTACGGGACACCTTTGATACAAAGGTAATGGTGATCAACAGCTTGAAAACCGGTGAGGAAAACAAGCTGCTCTTTGATGATGCAACCAAAGCCCTTGCCCTTGATATGGGAATGCTGGAAGAACCGGTAGAAGACAGCTTCTCGCTGACACCCAATAAAACGGCAGAGCCAGGAGAGCGTCAGACAGTAGATATCAATCATGCGCTGACGGGTAAGCAGCAGCTCTCGGTCACCTACACGGTCGAAAACCTACCGAAAGAGGCGTACTCACCCCCATCCCCACCCAGCGGACCATCACTCTCTCCTCCCGAGGGGCTCACCTACGAAGGAATTACCATCCAGAACAGCGAAAGCCAGGTTGAAGTGCCCCCATGGCAGCCTCCGCCTCCCCCACCCTACAGCGAATCAAAGGATATTTTTTCGATTGACGGGAACGCTTTATCACCGATCTCCGGTGAGGATACCGAAGCAACAATCGTATTGGGGAGAAACGAACTTTCCGATTTTCCAAAAAAACTGGAAATCGACAACGGGGGAAATACCAATCGGAGGATTACTGTCAAAAAGATAGCCATCACCGATCCTGAGGTTAGAGGGGATGCATCCCCGGCACATGCAATATCTGCCGCTTCAGATTCGATCATCAAAATCGAAGGAATCGAGGTCAGGCGGCCGGATAACGAGATTGATGATGTGATACCCGGTATTACTCTTCATATACAGGCCCCTTCCGACGGGCCCGTGGATATTCATATAGAACCCGACCGCGAAACGATCAAAAACGATATCATAGCCTTTGTCGGCAGCTACAACCAGCTTCTAACCCGCATCAATATCATGACCGATACAAATGAATCGATCATAGATGAGATCGAATATTTCACCGATGACGAACGAAAAACTGCACAGGATCAACTCGGAATCTTTCAGGGGGACACCACCTTTATGCAGTTGAAAAATAGGCTGCAGCAGTTGATCATCACACCCTACAAAACCAGTGCAGACAATCGACTTTCCATGCTCAATCAGATTGGGATATCGACCAACAGTTCAGGCTTCGGCGGCGGGGTGGATCAAAAAAGGCTGCGCGGTTACCTTGAGATCAACGAAGCAAAGCTTGATGAGGTATTGAAATCCGACCTCTTACCCGCAATCAAGGAACTTTTCGGAAGGGACAGCGACGGGGATCTTGTCGTGGACTCTGGTGTCGGCTATGCTATGGATCAATATACCTCCTACTATACCCAAACAGGAGGCTTAATTGCGACCAGGGTATCGGGGCTAAATGAACGAATAGATGATACCGATGATGATATTAAGGAAATGGAAGACGATTTAGAACGCAAAGAGCAGCAGCTCAAGGTGAAATACGGACAGATGGAGAGTGCCCTGAGTACTATGCAGGAAAACAGCCGTGCCTTGAATAATTTAAACAACTCCGGGCAGTAA
- the csrA gene encoding carbon storage regulator CsrA, with the protein MLILARKVNERIIIGDSIEISVVDIRGDQVKLGIEAPRNVKVYRHEVFEAIQEENRAAATSNVTDLPEIDLFAGKKKNPSDKS; encoded by the coding sequence ATGCTGATCCTTGCACGGAAGGTCAATGAGCGGATTATCATCGGAGACTCAATTGAGATATCGGTTGTCGATATTCGTGGTGATCAGGTTAAGCTGGGCATAGAGGCCCCGCGAAACGTCAAGGTCTACCGCCATGAGGTCTTTGAGGCCATACAGGAAGAAAACCGGGCTGCCGCTACGTCGAATGTTACGGATCTCCCTGAAATCGATCTTTTTGCCGGAAAAAAAAAGAACCCTTCCGATAAGTCCTAA
- the tsaE gene encoding tRNA (adenosine(37)-N6)-threonylcarbamoyltransferase complex ATPase subunit type 1 TsaE, producing the protein MKEHKTSSGEQTQALGADFAAGLSPGAVVCMHGPLGAGKTTFIQGVASFLGIQEAVTSPTFTIASAYEGSLPLYHIDVYRIDSVEEFELLGLEEYIYGKGLTFIEWSEKVEEALPSRLIHITIGINDDGTRTIVIGEPEEEP; encoded by the coding sequence ATGAAAGAGCATAAAACATCAAGTGGCGAACAGACGCAAGCCTTGGGGGCCGACTTTGCGGCAGGCCTTAGCCCCGGGGCTGTCGTTTGTATGCACGGCCCTCTTGGTGCAGGAAAAACGACCTTTATACAAGGCGTTGCCTCCTTCCTGGGGATACAAGAAGCGGTGACGAGCCCGACATTCACCATTGCCTCTGCGTACGAAGGAAGCCTGCCCCTTTATCATATCGACGTCTATCGCATTGATTCGGTCGAAGAGTTTGAACTGTTGGGACTCGAAGAGTATATCTACGGCAAGGGGCTTACCTTTATCGAATGGAGCGAAAAGGTGGAAGAGGCCCTTCCCTCGAGGCTCATTCATATCACTATCGGCATCAATGACGATGGGACACGTACCATCGTCATTGGCGAACCTGAGGAGGAGCCGTGA
- the tsaB gene encoding tRNA (adenosine(37)-N6)-threonylcarbamoyltransferase complex dimerization subunit type 1 TsaB gives MNILAFDTSGEVLSIRLETSRTIRNLVIDGALHHAERLMPEIDEMLKKEELSADKLDLIVTSRGPGSFTGLRIGMATAKGIAVGAHVPLVSVSTLDAMAWGKKDIATAVLPLIDARKGRFYCALYLSGERVTDYLDLDAEKIQGIIRERMEKRESELLLTGPGADLFLEQISSSPLWMLDPYRREGVGLALARCGENHYNQRGADKEGTGPFYLRQSEAELSRKK, from the coding sequence GTGAACATCCTTGCCTTCGATACAAGTGGAGAGGTCTTGTCTATCAGACTTGAAACCTCCCGGACCATACGAAACCTTGTCATAGACGGTGCCCTTCACCACGCGGAACGGCTCATGCCTGAGATCGACGAGATGCTAAAAAAGGAGGAACTCTCCGCCGATAAGCTCGACCTCATCGTTACTTCCCGGGGGCCCGGCTCCTTTACCGGTCTGCGTATCGGCATGGCGACCGCAAAAGGGATAGCTGTGGGAGCACATGTTCCCCTCGTTTCGGTTTCCACCCTCGATGCCATGGCCTGGGGCAAAAAAGATATTGCCACGGCAGTCTTACCGCTTATCGATGCCAGAAAGGGGCGTTTTTACTGTGCGCTCTACCTCTCTGGAGAACGGGTTACCGACTACCTGGACCTTGATGCTGAAAAGATACAGGGTATCATTCGGGAAAGGATGGAGAAGAGAGAAAGCGAGCTTCTTCTCACCGGCCCCGGGGCAGATCTATTCCTTGAACAGATAAGCTCCTCTCCCCTTTGGATGCTCGATCCTTATCGGAGAGAAGGAGTCGGCCTTGCCCTGGCGCGCTGTGGTGAAAACCACTATAATCAGAGGGGAGCCGACAAGGAAGGGACAGGCCCCTTCTATCTCCGACAAAGTGAGGCGGAGTTGTCGCGTAAAAAATAG
- a CDS encoding flagellin N-terminal helical domain-containing protein, which yields MIINHNMSAMYANRSLSVRNSEVQSNIEKLSSGMRINRAGDDASGLAVSEKMRGQIKGLNQATRNIENGVSFIQATEGYLQETQDILHRLRELSVQSANGIYTDEDRMQIQVEVSQLVDEVNRIASHAQFNGMNMLTGRFAQNGEQVMQFQVGANMDQSERIYIGTMTAQALGLQGSQGTEEMISITSVDSANMAIGQLDTALRQVSRQRADLGAYQNRFETASQGVSIAAENLQAAESRIRDVDMASEMVDYMKNQILTQAGTAMLAQANTKTQSVLQLF from the coding sequence ATGATTATTAACCACAACATGAGCGCCATGTACGCAAACAGAAGTCTTAGCGTACGTAACAGTGAGGTGCAAAGCAACATCGAAAAGCTCAGCTCCGGCATGCGTATCAACAGGGCCGGCGACGATGCTTCAGGTCTTGCGGTATCCGAAAAAATGCGGGGCCAGATCAAGGGGCTTAATCAGGCTACACGGAACATCGAAAATGGTGTCTCCTTCATCCAGGCAACGGAAGGATACCTGCAGGAAACTCAGGATATACTTCATAGGCTGAGAGAACTCTCGGTACAGTCGGCAAACGGCATCTATACAGACGAAGACAGAATGCAGATTCAGGTCGAAGTCAGTCAGCTGGTCGACGAAGTCAACAGAATCGCCAGCCATGCACAGTTCAACGGTATGAACATGCTTACCGGTCGGTTTGCACAGAACGGAGAACAGGTCATGCAGTTCCAGGTCGGGGCCAATATGGACCAGAGTGAAAGAATTTACATCGGCACCATGACTGCACAGGCGCTCGGACTTCAAGGGTCGCAGGGAACCGAAGAGATGATTTCGATCACCTCGGTAGACTCTGCAAATATGGCTATCGGCCAACTTGATACCGCCCTCCGTCAGGTCTCGCGTCAGCGAGCCGATCTTGGCGCATATCAGAACCGCTTTGAGACAGCCAGTCAGGGTGTATCTATCGCGGCCGAAAATCTTCAGGCTGCCGAAAGCCGAATCAGGGATGTCGACATGGCTTCGGAAATGGTTGATTACATGAAAAACCAGATCCTTACGCAGGCCGGCACCGCGATGCTTGCTCAGGCAAATACAAAGACCCAGTCGGTACTTCAGCTTTTTTAA
- a CDS encoding HD-GYP domain-containing protein: protein MKTTIIRGEPTRKGQAPSISDKVRRSCRVKNRQKRGLITNGSDIRQVESIGDLEELTEVEELDEIASSLSPHLDISDLNTSSMLAHTVLPCAVIDETLHVRWANPAFFSFFTDSSPGVGLGKLLSPTLSAEAATLLLAELRSKELHYSTKKGLYLPSKLKLPVELNLLFSPVRKKESKEVPEFWIMMVDDVTHEHRTLLRGTFLSLLEASKLKDNDTGYHIKRVGEYARLLATSMGDDSAFSEQVTPGFIDDIYFLAPMHDVGKIGTPDDILNKEGPLDAREWIIMKEHTINGAYILNSYPNIMAKQIALHHHERWDGNGYPYSLAGDMIPLAARIVTVCDVYDALRMKRSYKDPIPHETSCSIILQGAGTQFDPAIIAHFKKLRDRFAEVHDHFDDEFS, encoded by the coding sequence GTGAAAACCACTATAATCAGAGGGGAGCCGACAAGGAAGGGACAGGCCCCTTCTATCTCCGACAAAGTGAGGCGGAGTTGTCGCGTAAAAAATAGACAGAAGAGGGGGCTCATCACGAACGGCAGTGATATCCGACAGGTAGAAAGTATCGGAGATCTCGAAGAGCTTACAGAAGTCGAAGAGCTAGACGAGATAGCCTCTTCCCTTTCCCCTCATCTCGACATTTCCGATTTGAATACTTCGTCAATGCTGGCGCATACTGTTTTGCCTTGTGCAGTAATCGACGAAACCCTTCATGTCCGGTGGGCAAACCCCGCCTTTTTTTCCTTCTTTACCGACAGCAGCCCCGGTGTGGGATTGGGGAAGCTCCTTTCTCCGACGCTTTCGGCTGAGGCCGCCACACTCCTTCTTGCCGAACTGCGAAGCAAAGAGTTGCATTATTCTACCAAGAAAGGGCTCTATCTTCCGAGCAAGCTGAAACTCCCGGTAGAGTTGAACCTCCTTTTTTCCCCTGTCAGAAAAAAGGAGTCAAAAGAAGTGCCGGAATTCTGGATCATGATGGTGGACGATGTGACCCATGAACATCGGACACTGCTTAGGGGTACCTTTCTTAGCCTTTTGGAGGCGTCGAAGCTAAAGGATAACGACACGGGATACCATATTAAACGTGTCGGCGAATATGCCAGACTACTTGCCACGTCCATGGGTGATGATTCTGCTTTTTCGGAGCAGGTCACTCCCGGATTCATCGATGATATCTATTTTCTTGCACCTATGCATGATGTAGGGAAAATCGGTACGCCCGACGATATTTTAAACAAAGAAGGCCCTCTGGATGCACGAGAATGGATAATCATGAAAGAGCATACCATCAACGGTGCCTATATTCTCAATTCGTATCCCAATATCATGGCAAAACAGATTGCTCTTCACCATCACGAACGATGGGATGGCAATGGATACCCTTATAGCCTTGCTGGAGATATGATACCTCTTGCGGCAAGAATCGTAACAGTCTGTGATGTCTACGATGCGCTGCGTATGAAAAGGAGCTACAAAGATCCCATTCCTCACGAAACATCTTGTTCAATTATCCTGCAGGGTGCAGGAACTCAATTCGATCCTGCGATTATAGCACACTTTAAAAAGCTGCGTGACCGTTTTGCCGAGGTACATGACCACTTTGATGATGAGTTTTCCTGA
- a CDS encoding flagellar protein FlaG — MELDIQNLSNNAARMETIRRNSEAAQAMKAKAKAQRIAEEQSKKEAAAAPISEKDAEGYLKDILRMTSLFDRKLKFILNRDLGTIVVKVVDRQTDKVIKEIPPEELQRLHRRMKEAIGLLIDEEI, encoded by the coding sequence ATGGAACTCGACATACAGAATCTATCGAATAACGCTGCTCGAATGGAAACGATCCGTAGAAACAGTGAAGCGGCCCAGGCCATGAAGGCTAAGGCGAAAGCTCAGCGTATTGCGGAAGAACAAAGCAAAAAGGAAGCTGCAGCCGCGCCAATTTCTGAAAAAGATGCGGAAGGTTATTTGAAAGATATTCTCCGGATGACGAGTCTATTCGATCGTAAACTTAAATTTATTCTCAACCGCGATCTCGGTACCATAGTAGTAAAGGTGGTGGACCGACAAACCGATAAGGTGATCAAGGAGATACCCCCGGAGGAACTTCAGCGGCTTCATCGCAGGATGAAGGAGGCCATCGGCCTTCTGATCGACGAGGAGATCTGA